A region of the Ranitomeya variabilis isolate aRanVar5 chromosome 5, aRanVar5.hap1, whole genome shotgun sequence genome:
atatatatatatatatatatatatatatatatacagtatatatatatatatatataactggtagccagttgctggctgagctcagctcagttagttccagacagccgtctgaggaggacagagggtctacggagctgtgcatgcccacagagctgcagctcccataaagagacattgaaggccgaATTTTTTGCAGCGagcatgcaggagaggaagcacaggagaggataccagaaggggaccagccccgagcaggctgcctccttctgaggcgcagaaacgccggtagctggaacaccgaggttgtgaggacctctacgccttacatcagagaccggcaggacagctaattgcacgctacctgtccgcacctacacccaggaggcacggtgacaccccacagagccgggtcatctaagagatcccataaacaggctcaagtcaccagtcatatgagttttgtcctatcctatccgggggacagagagagagataacatctgtgagcacctgaagcttagcagtaagggactacaccactacagtgcaaaggaaggcttttattctccacctggacaaggggactctggacttgcctccaaaccggccggaccctacctgccctgtggtctggtgccctggactgtggatgctggagtcttcagtaaaggtaaagagactgcaaccttgtgtcctcgttcatcACTTCGCCTCTCACCATCCTACCATCTACAAACCGggaaccctggggatacacttcacctgtgggaaggtataccatctagctgccataacatcaccccagcggaccccttaaagcagcgtcggtccccactgaccgaataccacaggtggcgtcacgaacataaactttatccctttaaagacctttcccttttatacggacgtcccagggccacggaccgggtcagccaccgtgacatccccctgtgaacaccagacctggtaccgagtaccccactgccctgacggggcgctccaaaaCAGGGAggatgtgtgaggctcatgcagtgtatatagggaagctatgtggggctcatgctgtatatagggaggctgtgtggggctcaggcagtttatagggaggctgtgtggggctcatgctgcatataggggaggctgtgaggggctcatgcagtgtaaagggaggctgtgtggggctcatgccgagtATAGGGAGGCTAGTTAGAGCTCATGGTGAATATAGCAGAGGCTGTTTAGAGCGCATGCCACATATGGAGGAGGAAAGTgtagggctcatgccgcatatgggggaggctgtgtggggctcatgccgcatatgggggagggtgtgtggggctcatgccgcatatgggggaggctgtgtggggctcatgcagcgtaTAAGGTGCTGTtggggggctcatacgatatacagaaggaGCTGTACTatggttcaaacgatatatagggggatgtcagcataattaattctgctcaatattaagtgatacaattaatattaatataattatcaataatatatttattataatatatcgatattaaccccttagtgccatcggacgtactattacgccgatggcagtatcccccgctttgatgtgggctctggcagtgagcccacctcaaagccaggacatgttagctgttttaaacagctaacATGTGACTGCAATAGGCGCAGGCGgattgcgatccacccgcaccttttaactagttaaattccgctgtcatgcCGGGGTCATCTgtatgtcggcatgacaaccagaggtctccttgagacttctatggttgttgatgccggattgctgtgagcgccaccctgtggtcggcactcatagcaactcagcaattcagctacatagaggtgatctgaacatcgcctctatgtagctgagctgatcaagttgtgccagcttctagcctcccatggaggttattgaagcatgtcaaaagtaaaaaaaagtttttaaaaatgtgaaaaaaagaaaaaatataaaagtcaaATCACCCTTgttttgcaccattcaaaataaaacaattaaaaaaaatcaaacctacatatatttacctgatcgctaaatggcgtagcaataaaaaagtcaaaacaccagaattatgttttttttggtcgccgcaaaattgcattaaaatgcaataacgggtgatcaaaagaacgtatctgcaccaaattggtatcattaaaaacgtcagctcaggacaCAAAAATCAAGCCCCACCCAATCTGAGATCACGAAaactagagacgctacgggtatcagaaaattgcgctttttttttttttctttttttttttttttttagcaaagtttggaattttttttcaccacttagatagaaaagaacctagacatgttaggtgtctatgaattcgtaatgaccaggagaatcataatggcaggtcaattttagcatttagtgaacctagcaaaaaagccaaacaaaaaacaagagtaggattgcactttttttgcaatttcaccgcacttgaaattttttttcccgttttctagtataagacatggtaaaaccaatgatgtcgttcaaaagtacaactcgtccagcaaaaaataagccctcacatggccatattgacagaaaaataaaaaagttatggctctcggaaagaggggagcgaaaaacaaaaatgcaataccggaaaaagcttcgggggttaagaggttaatattgagtagaattaatttcggcctattggttcagccctctACAACAGTCAAGGTCTCTCATGTGGCTACTCGGGAAatgtaattgcccacccctgctctagaggtAAAGGATGATCCCTTGTCATAGTTACAGGTCTAGatataaaaagatcattagaaatatCTGCAAACTGTCCATTCATATCCGTATGTTGTAATAAGATTGAATCAAGCCCAAATTTGATAACCTGTCTTGGCACTGCAGATCACCCACTCCCTTACTAACCTTGGTTTCTCTTCTCTGCTCTATTTCAGCTACCTCCTTCTTATATACTGGAGATCAAAATTGCTTACAGTACTCTGAAGATCCGTTTACACGAACAGACTGATGGAACTAATGGGCtatcatttaatagcctgtttacacaggacgatgcagCATTGAAAACGattatcttttgtgctgcacaaaagatcatttcacctgatgaacaagcattttgctgTGTACACTGTCAGATTATCGTGAAACGTTTATGATAATATTTCTGTGTAAATGCAAACTAAAGGCCTCCATAGACATTAGACTAATGTCTGTGGAACCCGCCAATATCAATGGGTTCAGCTcactgtctaatgtgtatgggggagctGGCCGACTTATCATCTGGAGAGATGTTGATAAGACATATGTGATTTTGGACTGCCAATTGCATTCGTTATCCCGGAGATAAGAGACCGGCCGATGTGTCACTTAGCAGCTTTTTCATTaagaacacaggagcgcttggcCTGGAGAGTATGGGAAAGTCGAATGAGATGACTGTTGGCCGAACGATCAGCTGAAGCGTCGTTCGGCCAACAGTCATCTAAAGCGTATGACCAGCTTAAGTGTGGCCTGACTAGTGATTTTTATCTCCACCATATATTATGCATACAGGCCATCATCTGTGATAAGTCCACCCCACAAGAAGCCCACATTTGAATACAGTTTAGGGTTACCCTGTATCCAAAAAAGTGTAATTACTCACAAAATAATTCTTGATATTCATCCTCTCTCTTATTTCATAGGGCAGGGTGTCAAATACTTCCTCCTCAACCAACAATTGGTTCCTTTTTAGGTAGGTACAGTTCTCCAGTTCTGGAGGTAGCTTCTCCAAATTATTCTCCATGAGATCTAGGTAGGTTAACTGTGTTAATTCTCCAATATATGATGAAATAATAGATATTTTGTTATGAGAAAGCACCAGAGTCTGAAGCTTTTTGCAGGAGAAAAGTTGACTAGGCAAAACAGCCAGCTTGTTATGAGAAATCGAGAGGTACTGCAGGTCAACGAGATTCCCAATTTCGGCAGGAAGCACGTGGATATGATTATTTGAGAAATTCAAATAGGTCAATCTTGTCAGTTTGAAGATTGCTGAGGAGATGGATTTTAGATGATTATTGTTTATGTACAGCTTCTTAAGACTCGATACTTTAGCAATATGCGGTGGAATAGAGGAGATGTTATTTCTAGAAAGATGCAAAGAAACTAGATTCTCCAATTGCTGTAGGCTGGCCAGTTCGTCCAGAAAGCTCAGGTTGTTATTGGTGAAGTCCACCTCTTGGAGTTTTGCAAGGTTAAATATAGAACTGGGTATGTGATCCAACTGGCAAAAGTTGAGTGTCAGCTGTTTAAGATTTGTGAACTTTTTGAAGATGGAGACAGAAGACAGTTTAACATAATCATTGTGAATGGTAAGGCTTTCCAAAGTTTGGGCCAAACATATTATGGCTGAAGGAATAGAAGATGTGTGAAGTTTGAGGAAAAGAAACTTGAGCTTTGTAAGTTCCTTAAAGGATTGTAATGCGACAATGGTTCTTCTTTCTGACTGAACTTGGCCACTGATGTATAGCTCTCGTAGAGAGGATAGGTTGTACATCCAAGATGGAATCTCATCTGGATTGCTGAAATTCACTCTTAAGATGCGTAGGTTCTTCTTCAAAAAGTTTAGTGCTCTTGTTCTGACTTTTATGTTACAATTAGTGATCCAAAGTTCTTTCAGCAGCCACAAGTTGGAGACATCACCTGTTAACGTTGCACTTTTTATCTTCTCTACTTTTAGTACCTCAATTTCTTTCAAATGGAAGAGCTGTTCTGGGAAGCCTGGGACTATTGGTAATCGCATCTCAGTCTTGCCTTCTGAGTTGATGCTTAAACACTGCTTAAGTTTCTCTTGGGTGCAGTTGATGTTCATGTTAATTTGGTTTAGCTTGGTTTCACTAACATCTGATAGGAAGACTGCAAAATCGCACACATAAAGTGGATTGTACTGATCGATCAAATGAAGGAGGAAAGCAAAATCGTTCATCGCAACAGGGATGCCATCTATACTTGATCCATTTCGGATTATTTCAAAAGAGTATTCTCGTAATTTGTAACAGAAGATCCAGTACATGGTGTAGAGGCACATCAAGATGTACACGAAAAGTAGTAGCAGGAAGATGATGGACAACAAGTTAAACATTCTCCAAGGCACGTAAATACAGTTGAACTCGGTGTACCCTGAAATGTTTTGTGGCTCCACACAGTAGAATTCAAATTTAATGTCATGTGTATGATAAGTAACATATGAGAACAAGGCTGTTGCCAGCAGCACTCTTAATATAGCTTGCGCCTTATACGTATAATAAAGTAAGCTCTTCCCCTCTGTGTGAAGACGGAAATTTTTTACTCTTTCAAAAAGAGCCTTTGCCTGCTCTCCTTCTTTCTTGTCAACAATTGACACGTtggttcttttgtctgttaccgctTTAGTTAATCTCTTAGACATCCTATTTGTCACACTAGGTCTCCCAGCTTCTTCCAAGCTGAAACTAACTTGTTTTTGTGGTGGTGTTAGTGAATGTTCTGACTGTTCTGTGATTAATGGTTGTTCTATATTTTTTATGTGAGAGACAGATGGACTAATGGGTTCTGGTGCTTCAGACCTAGTTTTTGATGGAACCACATGAATCCTGCTCTCCTCATACATTGTCTTTGCAAGGGCTTTGGTGGTCCAAGACGAATCTAGGCACATTCCAAGAACAGTAATAAAATGCTTGATCCTTGAAAGTGTCACTGGAAACTTAAACCAAAAATTGCTGGTAACCATAAAAACTGTTGAGTTCACTAAGATAAGGTAAGGAAAGAACCTTGCATAATTTGGGACCACGTGTTCATAGCACCATTGGTTGATTATTAAATAGTATTGTGACTCCATTATAGTCATGTGTCCCGATGTGAAATAGTAACTTGGAAATCCATGGATTGAGGTAAGATTGATGACATTTTCTAATAAAGGTTTTGGGGGTACAGGCACACAAAGCACGTTCTCACTATAGGCCTGTTAATATAAAAAGAATAATATCATCACTTAACAATGCAACTTGTTCTGATAATTATATATATGATCAGATTTTGGGCGCATTTGATCAGTCACTGAAGGTAGTGCAAGGAAAATCTGGGCAAATGCCAGGGTCCATAAAGATTGGATGCCCTAAAAGATATGGGTAAATATGTTCTATGCTTGGCTTGCCCAAGTCAGAGTGGAAAGGGGACCAACTGAGTCTCAATGGTCCAAACACGCCTTTAGTTAAACCTGTAGTAGATGATCAAATACCATCTCATAAGACTTGTTTAAAATATTCTTTTGGTAAAAAAGTAATTCAGGTGCTGACATGGATTTACCATTGTCCATGCGCATTTTTGGTTCATCTCATACAATAAAGTAAAACACTCCTTGTTTTGGAATTATCTAGACAACAATGTTAGATGATGGAGGTACAAATTAGTTTGTTTGGTCTACAACAAAGCAGTAAACTGTGTACATCCCcaaacaaaccagctgatgctctTTTACCTAATGCTTCCTTTTGAAGGAGATTCCATATTGTACaataggttttaatactagagacaggttaggaccatcccgttgggtataccttgtcgcggtgggatggcttttatgcatttttttttaatcaatatagCATTAACTAAGTAcactatttacatgtactattaccatGTACTTGCTgtagggcagggccggactggccatagggcacttctggcaaatgccagaagggccggtgccagtggtgggccgctcaatccgccgcccccgccgtcgcattcaactataccggcgtatagacgccggtacagttgaatgcaatgatggaggagagagcgtctacagacgctcctctcccatcattcctcgctctgcctctgacactgcgggtgcgcgatgatgtcatatcatcgcgcacctgctgtgtcccgggcagactgcagctgctgagacaggagcaggaaccaggaagcaacgctgggcacgaggagaggtgaggagagttttttttttttctggactgtggggccattctcggaggaggggaggggaggaagagaagagatgtgggctgtatatagttctctgtgggctgtgctctgtgctgtatactgctgtgggctgtatatagttctctgtgggctgtgctctgtgctgtatactgctgtgggctgtatatagttctctgtgggctgtgctctgtgctgtatactactgtgggctgtatatagttctctgtgggctgtgctatgtgctgtatactgctgtgggctgtatatagctctctgtgggctgtgctctgtgctgtatactactgtgtgctctgtgctatatatagttctctgtgggctgtgctctgtgctgtatactgctgtgggctgtatatagttctctgtgggctgtgctctgtgctgtatactgctgtgggctgtatatagttctctgtgggctgtgctctgtgctgtatactactgtgggctgtatatagctctctgtgggctgtgctctgtgctgtatactactgtgggctgtatatagttctctgtgggctgtgctctgtgctgtatactgctgtgggctgtatatagctctctgtgggctgtgctctgtgctgtatactgctgtgggctgtatatagttctctgtgggctgtgctctgtgctgtatactgctgtgggctgtatatagctctctgtgggctgtgctctgtgctgtatactactgtgtgctctgtgctatatatagttctctgtgggctgtgctctgtgctgtatactgctgtgggctgtatatagttctctgtgggctgtgctctgtgctgtatactgctgtgggctgtatatagctctctgtgagctgtgctctgtgctgtatactactgtgtgctctgtgctatatatagttctctgtgggctgtgctctgtgctgtatactgctgtgggctgtatatagttctctgtgggctgtgctctgtgctgtatactgctgtgggctgtatatagttctctgtgggctgtgctctgtgctgtatactgctgtgggctgtatatagttctctgtgggctgtgctctgtgctgtatactgctgtgggctgtatatagttctctgtgggctgtgctctgtgctgtatactgctgtgggctgtatatagttctctgtgggctgtgctctgtgctgtatactactgtgggctgtatatagctctctgtgggctgtgctctgtgctgtatactactgtgggctgtatatagttatctgtgggctgtgctctgctgtatgctactgtgggctgtatatagttctctgtgggctgtactctgtgctgtatatagttctctgtgggctgtgctctgtgctgtatactact
Encoded here:
- the LOC143774581 gene encoding volume-regulated anion channel subunit LRRC8C-like isoform X1; the encoded protein is MFLVAELMQFTAQDPSLRIVKPWWDVMCDYLNLLMLLVSVFFATLQAYSENVLCVPVPPKPLLENVINLTSIHGFPSYYFTSGHMTIMESQYYLIINQWCYEHVVPNYARFFPYLILVNSTVFMVTSNFWFKFPVTLSRIKHFITVLGMCLDSSWTTKALAKTMYEESRIHVVPSKTRSEAPEPISPSVSHIKNIEQPLITEQSEHSLTPPQKQVSFSLEEAGRPSVTNRMSKRLTKAVTDKRTNVSIVDKKEGEQAKALFERVKNFRLHTEGKSLLYYTYKAQAILRVLLATALFSYVTYHTHDIKFEFYCVEPQNISGYTEFNCIYVPWRMFNLLSIIFLLLLFVYILMCLYTMYWIFCYKLREYSFEIIRNGSSIDGIPVAMNDFAFLLHLIDQYNPLYVCDFAVFLSDVSETKLNQINMNINCTQEKLKQCLSINSEGKTEMRLPIVPGFPEQLFHLKEIEVLKVEKIKSATLTGDVSNLWLLKELWITNCNIKVRTRALNFLKKNLRILRVNFSNPDEIPSWMYNLSSLRELYISGQVQSERRTIVALQSFKELTKLKFLFLKLHTSSIPSAIICLAQTLESLTIHNDYVKLSSVSIFKKFTNLKQLTLNFCQLDHIPSSIFNLAKLQEVDFTNNNLSFLDELASLQQLENLVSLHLSRNNISSIPPHIAKVSSLKKLYINNNHLKSISSAIFKLTRLTYLNFSNNHIHVLPAEIGNLVDLQYLSISHNKLAVLPSQLFSCKKLQTLVLSHNKISIISSYIGELTQLTYLDLMENNLEKLPPELENCTYLKRNQLLVEEEVFDTLPYEIRERMNIKNYFTSELITSSED
- the LOC143774581 gene encoding volume-regulated anion channel subunit LRRC8C-like isoform X2; amino-acid sequence: MNSAWSNSEKNRAYSENVLCVPVPPKPLLENVINLTSIHGFPSYYFTSGHMTIMESQYYLIINQWCYEHVVPNYARFFPYLILVNSTVFMVTSNFWFKFPVTLSRIKHFITVLGMCLDSSWTTKALAKTMYEESRIHVVPSKTRSEAPEPISPSVSHIKNIEQPLITEQSEHSLTPPQKQVSFSLEEAGRPSVTNRMSKRLTKAVTDKRTNVSIVDKKEGEQAKALFERVKNFRLHTEGKSLLYYTYKAQAILRVLLATALFSYVTYHTHDIKFEFYCVEPQNISGYTEFNCIYVPWRMFNLLSIIFLLLLFVYILMCLYTMYWIFCYKLREYSFEIIRNGSSIDGIPVAMNDFAFLLHLIDQYNPLYVCDFAVFLSDVSETKLNQINMNINCTQEKLKQCLSINSEGKTEMRLPIVPGFPEQLFHLKEIEVLKVEKIKSATLTGDVSNLWLLKELWITNCNIKVRTRALNFLKKNLRILRVNFSNPDEIPSWMYNLSSLRELYISGQVQSERRTIVALQSFKELTKLKFLFLKLHTSSIPSAIICLAQTLESLTIHNDYVKLSSVSIFKKFTNLKQLTLNFCQLDHIPSSIFNLAKLQEVDFTNNNLSFLDELASLQQLENLVSLHLSRNNISSIPPHIAKVSSLKKLYINNNHLKSISSAIFKLTRLTYLNFSNNHIHVLPAEIGNLVDLQYLSISHNKLAVLPSQLFSCKKLQTLVLSHNKISIISSYIGELTQLTYLDLMENNLEKLPPELENCTYLKRNQLLVEEEVFDTLPYEIRERMNIKNYFTSELITSSED